A stretch of the Streptomyces sp. NBC_01428 genome encodes the following:
- a CDS encoding CocE/NonD family hydrolase — MSIRYERTGSAPVPDHARQHLVRMRDGVRLATDVYLPDGADSAPLPAVLVRLPYDKNSRYVYFDKIAALFTGRGYALVVQDVRGKFRSGGQTLPFLREPLDGYDAIEWITHQPWSDGVVGMFGDSYYGFTQWAAVAAEHPALRAIVPRVTTVDFNGTTQSDPGDQSPLGRPVWLEGIEYYAHYWVDNDVYEFAPDRSVRPVIEQYEQAFAAMGNRSAWFDLLAPRYTNLLPALGRHPFDARPVPVLHCVGWFDNICLPQMRDYLELASRPGWDAVQYLWAGAIDHENYHLGLAPAAPADDHADDEAALDRMLPGYAGPALDFFDVFLKGVQPVSTLPKVTWELGHEGRRTAGAWPPPGATERTFWLTDPSRAGGALPGGTLGSAPGTDGRTARWTYDPESLVPSQVANSFAFLQSYPDESGIAAREDVLAFSTGALSEPLDLAGPARLDLHVTSTGAAFDVFAKLLDVGPDGQAHMITRGEVSVGGDPAPAEIPVSLGHTGYRVRPGHRLALLITSSDYPMFLPSSGSSDNPWTTLAPKAGTQTLHADASSRLTVTVLAAES, encoded by the coding sequence ATGAGCATTCGCTACGAGCGGACCGGCTCCGCACCCGTTCCCGACCACGCGCGACAGCACCTGGTGCGCATGCGGGACGGGGTGCGGCTGGCCACCGACGTCTACCTGCCCGACGGCGCGGACAGCGCGCCGCTCCCCGCCGTACTGGTCCGCCTGCCCTACGACAAGAACAGCCGCTACGTCTACTTCGACAAGATCGCCGCGCTGTTCACCGGCCGCGGCTACGCGCTCGTCGTCCAGGACGTCCGCGGCAAGTTCCGTTCCGGGGGACAGACCCTGCCGTTCCTGCGCGAACCGCTGGACGGCTACGACGCGATCGAATGGATCACCCACCAGCCCTGGTCGGACGGTGTCGTCGGGATGTTCGGTGACTCCTACTACGGCTTCACCCAGTGGGCGGCGGTCGCCGCGGAACATCCGGCGCTGCGCGCCATCGTGCCCCGGGTCACCACCGTCGACTTCAACGGCACCACTCAGTCCGATCCGGGGGACCAGTCCCCGCTCGGCAGACCGGTCTGGCTGGAGGGCATCGAGTACTACGCCCACTACTGGGTCGACAACGACGTCTACGAGTTCGCGCCCGACCGTTCCGTCCGCCCGGTCATCGAGCAGTACGAGCAGGCCTTCGCGGCGATGGGAAACCGCTCGGCATGGTTCGACCTGCTGGCTCCGCGCTACACCAACCTGCTCCCGGCGCTCGGGCGGCACCCGTTCGACGCGCGGCCGGTACCGGTCCTGCACTGCGTCGGCTGGTTCGACAACATCTGTCTGCCGCAGATGCGGGACTATCTGGAACTCGCCTCACGGCCCGGCTGGGACGCCGTGCAGTACCTGTGGGCCGGCGCGATCGACCACGAGAACTACCACCTCGGCCTCGCCCCGGCCGCCCCGGCCGACGACCACGCCGACGACGAGGCCGCCCTCGACCGGATGCTGCCAGGCTACGCGGGGCCCGCGCTGGACTTCTTCGACGTGTTCCTCAAGGGCGTCCAGCCGGTGTCCACCCTGCCGAAGGTGACCTGGGAACTCGGGCACGAGGGCCGGCGCACGGCCGGGGCCTGGCCGCCTCCCGGCGCCACGGAGCGCACCTTCTGGCTCACCGATCCGTCCCGGGCGGGCGGCGCGCTGCCCGGCGGGACGCTGGGCAGCGCGCCCGGGACCGACGGCCGGACCGCGCGGTGGACGTACGACCCCGAGTCCCTCGTCCCCTCCCAGGTCGCCAACTCCTTTGCCTTCCTGCAGAGTTACCCCGACGAGTCGGGGATCGCGGCCCGCGAGGACGTCCTGGCCTTCAGCACCGGCGCCCTGTCCGAGCCACTCGATCTCGCCGGGCCGGCCCGCCTCGACCTCCATGTCACCAGCACGGGCGCGGCGTTCGACGTCTTCGCGAAGCTCCTCGACGTCGGGCCCGACGGACAGGCGCACATGATCACCCGCGGCGAGGTGTCCGTCGGCGGCGACCCCGCCCCGGCGGAGATCCCCGTCAGCCTCGGACACACCGGATACCGGGTGCGCCCCGGCCACCGGCTGGCCCTGCTCATCACAAGCAGCGACTACCCGATGTTCCTTCCTTCGTCGGGCAGTTCGGACAACCCCTGGACCACGCTCGCGCCCAAGGCCGGCACGCAGACCCTCCACGCCGACGCCTCCTCCCGGCTGACCGTCACCGTGCTCGCCGCGGAGAGCTGA
- a CDS encoding ABC transporter permease, producing the protein MSTYRIATAGRGRAGLGRMRSLARGRGVLITAGAVVTVAVLAALLAPLIAPYDPDAVDITAVYGPSSAAHWLGTDDTGRDILSRILYGARPSLLAPAVVTLTAGTLGTALAVSAAWIGGWYDRLVSALLDIVFGFPGLVLAVVAAAVFGAGLTVAVVTLSIAYLPYVARVVRGAALRERRLPYVSALGMLGMSGWRVCLRHLVPNLLPLVLVQTATSFGYTLLDIAAFSFIGLGAQPPTAEWGLMVANGSSGILAGRPEQSLYAGLVIVVFVIACNLLGSGLSQRLLGDSR; encoded by the coding sequence ATGAGCACCTACCGGATCGCCACCGCCGGACGCGGCCGGGCGGGCCTCGGGCGGATGCGCTCGCTCGCCCGGGGGCGCGGTGTGCTGATCACCGCCGGTGCCGTCGTGACGGTGGCGGTCCTCGCGGCGCTCCTCGCCCCGCTGATCGCGCCGTACGATCCCGACGCGGTGGACATCACGGCGGTGTACGGGCCGAGTTCGGCCGCGCACTGGCTCGGCACCGACGACACCGGCCGGGACATCCTCTCCCGCATCCTGTACGGGGCCCGGCCCAGTCTGCTGGCCCCCGCCGTCGTCACACTGACCGCCGGCACGCTCGGCACCGCGCTCGCGGTGAGCGCCGCGTGGATCGGCGGCTGGTACGACCGGCTGGTGTCGGCCCTGCTGGACATCGTCTTCGGCTTCCCCGGGCTGGTGCTGGCCGTGGTCGCGGCGGCGGTCTTCGGCGCCGGGCTCACGGTGGCGGTGGTGACCCTGTCCATCGCCTACCTGCCGTACGTGGCCCGCGTCGTGCGGGGCGCGGCCCTGCGGGAACGCCGGCTGCCGTACGTGTCCGCACTGGGCATGCTCGGCATGTCCGGGTGGCGCGTGTGTCTGCGCCACCTCGTCCCGAACCTGCTGCCGCTGGTCCTGGTGCAGACCGCCACATCCTTCGGCTACACCCTGCTCGACATCGCCGCGTTCTCCTTCATCGGACTCGGCGCCCAGCCCCCGACCGCGGAATGGGGCCTGATGGTGGCGAACGGATCCTCCGGCATCCTCGCGGGCCGCCCCGAACAGTCCCTGTACGCCGGGCTGGTGATCGTCGTGTTCGTCATCGCCTGCAACCTGCTCGGCAGCGGCCTGTCCCAACGCCTCCTGGGAGACAGCCGATGA
- a CDS encoding TetR/AcrR family transcriptional regulator has product MPIEVDEARRLDEIAAATIQVARERGVRSVTIRAVAAQLGGSTAMVTNYVSSRSALMLNALRKAEEEWTAEMDEVLDGLTGLERLKAAARWMSTTEHDDEVLRRLLMEIASAGPAAGEELEELRRVTSRRNRTELVTLAAQAGLPDPGFGADLLHLLFRGYWLSTLEDPDTWTSDRGAQVALALVELLKGAAPGTASEGAGDA; this is encoded by the coding sequence ATGCCGATCGAGGTAGACGAAGCCAGGCGGCTCGACGAGATCGCCGCCGCCACCATCCAGGTCGCCCGCGAACGAGGCGTCCGCTCCGTCACCATCCGCGCCGTCGCCGCCCAGCTCGGGGGCTCGACGGCGATGGTCACCAACTACGTCTCCAGCCGGTCCGCCCTGATGCTCAACGCCCTGCGCAAGGCGGAGGAGGAGTGGACGGCCGAGATGGACGAGGTGCTCGACGGTCTCACCGGTCTGGAGCGGCTGAAGGCCGCCGCCCGCTGGATGAGTACCACCGAGCACGACGACGAGGTCCTGCGGCGGCTGTTGATGGAGATCGCGAGCGCCGGACCCGCCGCCGGCGAGGAGCTGGAGGAGCTGCGGCGCGTCACCTCCCGGCGCAATCGCACCGAGCTCGTCACGCTCGCCGCTCAGGCCGGCCTGCCCGACCCGGGGTTCGGCGCCGACCTGCTCCACCTGCTGTTCCGCGGGTACTGGCTCTCGACCCTGGAGGACCCGGACACCTGGACGTCCGACCGGGGCGCCCAGGTCGCCCTGGCCCTGGTCGAGCTCCTCAAGGGCGCGGCGCCCGGCACGGCGTCCGAGGGCGCCGGCGACGCCTGA
- a CDS encoding ABC transporter permease, giving the protein MIWRFVARRTAMLVVTALVAGIAVYGALFVSPGDPATLLIGGGKPPNPHLLAEIHRQYHLDDPFVQSYWRWLTGILHGDAGQSLTYKDSVAHLISQRIGNTVFLVGYAAFLIIVPAVALGSLAALRGGVTDSLVTVLTTALMAVPTFVMSVLLIWWLSVRWGWFPAYGAGTGFTGRLEHLTLPALALAASWLAYVTQVTRSAVRAELGSEHVQTARGRGIPERYVIRKHVLRNASGPIFSVSGVAVAGLIAGCSVVEQAFGVNGVGALLIQSAAKQDLAVVQALALITVVVFVAVNTLVDVVTAALDHRVSLEARP; this is encoded by the coding sequence ATGATCTGGCGCTTCGTCGCCCGCCGTACGGCGATGCTGGTGGTGACCGCCCTGGTGGCCGGCATCGCCGTCTACGGCGCGCTGTTCGTCTCACCGGGCGATCCCGCCACCCTGCTCATCGGCGGCGGCAAGCCGCCCAACCCGCACCTGCTGGCGGAGATCCACCGCCAGTACCACCTCGACGATCCCTTCGTGCAGAGCTACTGGCGCTGGCTGACGGGCATCCTGCACGGGGACGCGGGACAGTCCCTCACCTACAAGGACTCCGTGGCCCACCTGATCTCCCAACGCATCGGCAACACGGTCTTCCTGGTCGGCTACGCGGCCTTCCTGATCATCGTGCCCGCCGTCGCTCTCGGCTCCCTGGCCGCCCTCCGCGGCGGGGTCACCGACAGTCTCGTCACCGTGCTGACCACCGCCCTCATGGCCGTGCCGACGTTCGTGATGTCGGTCCTGCTGATCTGGTGGCTGTCCGTGCGCTGGGGCTGGTTCCCGGCCTACGGGGCGGGCACCGGCTTCACCGGACGCCTCGAACACCTCACCCTGCCGGCGCTCGCGCTCGCCGCCTCCTGGCTCGCCTACGTCACGCAGGTCACCCGGTCCGCGGTGCGCGCCGAACTCGGTTCCGAACACGTGCAGACCGCACGCGGCCGCGGCATCCCGGAGCGGTACGTGATCCGCAAGCACGTCCTGCGCAACGCCTCCGGGCCGATCTTCTCCGTGTCCGGTGTCGCGGTGGCGGGACTGATCGCCGGCTGCTCCGTCGTCGAGCAGGCGTTCGGCGTCAACGGAGTCGGCGCGCTGCTCATCCAGAGCGCCGCCAAGCAGGACCTCGCCGTCGTCCAGGCGCTGGCGCTGATCACCGTGGTCGTGTTCGTCGCCGTCAACACCCTGGTCGACGTGGTCACGGCCGCGCTCGACCACCGCGTCTCCCTGGAGGCCCGTCCATGA
- a CDS encoding ABC transporter substrate-binding protein, which yields MHAPRTARTAGALAALFALSACSSGGGASTAAPKAVRLTTTTPAATGTLDSVTWNLPMGEPTTLDPAKVGDYSPSTVESNLCDPLLRLQPDYTLAPGLAKAWHRPDPKTLVLDLRDDVRFWNGHAMTAKDVVASLTRQGRPATQSVNTQVLATVAGITATGEHQVTVRFKAPDELFLKYLVNGFGAVSEAAYLKKAGAAYGTAKGGLMCTGPFELSDWKPGESVTMVRNSAYWDASLRPRAKKVTFRFVTDNGTLTSALLSGQIDGSYEIPATVAKALRSSDAGTLYHGPSAQTVFISPTGPSSPLADHRVTEALSLVLDRDALVKNVFDGAAQKLKTFIPSLVWQNGEAAGVYAKGYDALPAVPDVDVARAKKLVDRAAPKRRTVTVAMGAGDQQSLQTLTFVQAAARKIGLKIVIKQLQPTQMSGLFYDPSLREGLDATMALGYVEIPDPLSYAQMFTAPASPMNWIHYDNKRVTSLLARAQAALDPKESASLFTRAQALYSKDLPIVPIAAPYERLFLNKRLSGAPASFAYINMPWAARLGATGGATS from the coding sequence ATGCACGCTCCCAGAACCGCCCGCACCGCCGGCGCGCTGGCTGCCCTGTTCGCCCTGTCCGCCTGTTCGTCGGGCGGCGGCGCCTCCACCGCCGCCCCGAAGGCCGTCCGGCTGACGACGACCACGCCCGCCGCGACCGGCACGCTCGACAGCGTCACCTGGAACCTGCCGATGGGCGAACCGACCACGCTCGACCCGGCGAAGGTCGGCGACTACTCCCCCAGCACCGTGGAGTCCAACCTCTGCGACCCGCTGCTGCGGCTCCAGCCGGACTACACCCTCGCCCCCGGGCTCGCGAAGGCCTGGCACCGTCCCGACCCCAAGACCCTCGTCCTCGACCTCCGCGACGACGTCCGGTTCTGGAACGGCCACGCCATGACCGCGAAGGACGTGGTGGCGAGCCTGACCCGGCAGGGCCGGCCCGCCACCCAGAGCGTCAACACCCAGGTCCTGGCGACCGTCGCGGGCATCACCGCGACCGGCGAGCACCAGGTGACCGTACGCTTCAAGGCCCCCGACGAGCTGTTCCTCAAGTACCTGGTGAACGGCTTCGGAGCGGTCAGCGAGGCCGCCTACCTGAAGAAGGCCGGGGCCGCGTACGGCACCGCCAAGGGCGGGCTGATGTGCACCGGTCCCTTCGAGCTGTCGGACTGGAAACCGGGCGAGTCCGTCACCATGGTCCGCAACAGCGCCTACTGGGACGCCTCGCTGCGCCCCCGGGCCAAGAAGGTGACCTTCAGGTTCGTCACCGACAACGGCACCCTCACCAGCGCCCTGCTGTCCGGACAGATCGACGGCAGCTACGAGATCCCCGCGACCGTCGCCAAGGCACTGCGCTCCTCGGACGCGGGCACCCTCTACCACGGGCCCTCCGCACAGACCGTGTTCATCAGCCCGACCGGTCCGTCCTCCCCGCTCGCCGACCACCGGGTGACCGAGGCCCTCTCCCTCGTGCTCGACCGCGACGCGCTGGTCAAGAACGTCTTCGACGGGGCGGCGCAGAAGCTGAAGACCTTCATTCCGTCGCTGGTGTGGCAGAACGGTGAGGCCGCCGGCGTCTACGCCAAGGGCTACGACGCACTGCCCGCCGTACCGGACGTCGATGTCGCCCGCGCGAAGAAACTCGTCGACCGGGCGGCCCCGAAGCGGCGCACCGTCACCGTGGCGATGGGCGCCGGCGACCAGCAGTCCCTCCAGACGCTCACGTTCGTGCAGGCGGCGGCCAGGAAAATAGGGCTGAAGATCGTCATCAAGCAGCTCCAGCCCACCCAGATGTCCGGGCTCTTCTACGACCCGTCGCTGCGCGAGGGGCTCGACGCGACGATGGCGCTCGGCTACGTCGAGATCCCCGACCCGCTCTCGTACGCCCAGATGTTCACCGCGCCCGCCTCCCCGATGAACTGGATCCACTACGACAACAAGCGGGTGACGTCCCTGCTCGCGCGGGCGCAGGCCGCCCTGGACCCGAAGGAGTCGGCGAGCCTGTTCACCCGGGCCCAGGCGCTGTACTCCAAGGACCTGCCCATCGTCCCGATCGCCGCCCCCTACGAGCGCTTGTTCCTCAACAAGCGCCTCAGCGGGGCCCCCGCGTCCTTCGCCTACATCAACATGCCGTGGGCCGCGCGGCTCGGCGCCACCGGCGGGGCGACCTCATGA